In Vigna angularis cultivar LongXiaoDou No.4 chromosome 8, ASM1680809v1, whole genome shotgun sequence, one DNA window encodes the following:
- the LOC108344922 gene encoding F-box/LRR-repeat protein At3g26922, giving the protein MKTRRKRQRPSRKDREGKRDRLSELPDCVLIHMMEFMDTKHAVQTCVLSKRWKDLWKQLTTLAFNTLFFNNVVNFSKFVSHVLSTRDGSLSLLNLEFTRRGYAQPHLLDRLMKYASLHNVQQLTILITLNSRPSFYFRPYIFSCETLTFLKLSVSTYDSSMIVLPEYLYMPAIRTMQLKSVTFTAYGCDYAEPFCYCPVLNTLILEGCSLHNDQNFLRISNSNLSNLILDGSLEAGFFPIDLCTPNLTSLTLSGHTDHPLIGSPNLSLLEEVTIESVGNICYHKTELLIISWLEGIRNVKLMTVSLSALNIILQDLSKPLSAGLQPPRFSQLKALMVKKLPYEKLSDDRLKRSLKYLLQNSPVAKIEFDYDHDYDDGRDIHA; this is encoded by the exons ATGAAGACAAGGAGGAAGAGACAGAGGCCGAGTAGAAAAGATAGAGAAGGGAAGAGGGACAGGCTGAGTGAATTGCCTGACTGTGTTCTGATCCACATGATGGAGTTTATGGACACAAAGCATGCTGTTCAAACCTGTGTATTGTCTAAAAGATGGAAGGATCTCTGGAAACAGCTCACCACTCTTGCATTTAACACATTGTTCTTTAATAATGTTGTCAATTTCAGCAAATTTGTGTCTCACGTTCTGTCTACACGTGATGGTTCCCTTTCCCTGCTTAATCTTGAATTCACCCGTCGCGGTTATGCTCAGCCCCACCTCCTGGATAGGCTCATGAAATATGCATCGCTGCACAATGTTCAACAGTTGACAATCTTAATAACTTTGAATAGCAGACCCAGTTTTTATTTTCGCCCTTACATCTTTTCCTGTGAGACCTTAACATTTCTTAAACTTTCTGTTAGTACTTATGATTCTTCTATGATAGTACTTCCAGAGTATCTGTACATGCCAGCAATAAGAACCATGCAACTTAAGTCTGTCACTTTTACTGCATATGGCTGTGACTATGCTGAGCCATTTTGTTATTGTCCCGTGTTGAATACTTTGATACTTGAAGGTTGTTCCTTGCATAATGATCAAAATTTCCTCCGTATATCTAATTCTAACCTTTCCAATCTGATCCTGGATGGTAGCTTGGAAGCAGGATTTTTCCCAATTGATCTTTGTACTCCAAACCTTACTTCTCTCACTCTATCGGGTCATACTGATCATCCATTAATTGGCTCACCCAATCTTTCTTTACTCGAGGAGGTAACCATTGAGTCAGTTGGAAATATATGTTATCACAAGACAGAGTTACTCATCATAAGCTGGCTGGAAGGGATAAGAAATGTAAAGTTAATGACAGTGTCTCTGAGTGCTCTTAACATAATACTACAA GATCTATCAAAACCTCTTTCAGCGGGCCTTCAACCTCCTCGTTTCTCTCAATTGAAGGCATTGATGGTGAAGAAACTACCATACGAAAAACTATCTGATGATAGATTAAAAAGATCATTGAAATACCTACTTCAGAACTCTCCAGTGGCCAAAATTGAGTTTGACTACGATCATGATTATGATGATGGAAGAGATATACATGCTTAG